One Azospirillum brasilense DNA window includes the following coding sequences:
- the mutY gene encoding A/G-specific adenine glycosylase, with protein sequence MTTPPHTAPKSAPRDAAPRLLSWYDHNRRDLPWRAKPGEVADPYRVWLSEIMLQQTTVPAAAPYFRAFTERWPTVRDLAAAPLDDVLVAWAGLGYYARARNLHKCAQVVATERAGRFPDKEVALLELPGIGAYTAAAITAIAFGHKATVVDGNVERVVSRVFAVEEPLPGVKPKLRALAALLTPDERPGDYAQAMMDLGATVCTPRKPKCMLCPWSDWCAARAAGIQEQLPRKAAKADKPTRRGVAFWLLNPEGAVLLRRRAEEGLLGGMTEVPSTPWAGHAPTDAEITAAEPLDLSWRRLPGVVRHTFSHFHLELEVVAAKAGDGWRMAEGLWVPVDRLGGQALPSVMMKVVRHALAHA encoded by the coding sequence ATGACGACGCCTCCGCACACCGCCCCGAAGAGTGCCCCCAGGGACGCCGCCCCACGGCTGCTTTCCTGGTACGATCACAACCGCCGCGACCTGCCCTGGCGCGCCAAGCCGGGGGAGGTCGCCGACCCCTACCGGGTCTGGCTGTCGGAGATCATGCTGCAACAGACCACGGTGCCCGCCGCCGCGCCTTACTTCCGCGCCTTCACGGAGCGTTGGCCGACGGTGCGCGACCTCGCGGCGGCGCCGCTGGACGACGTGCTGGTGGCCTGGGCCGGGCTCGGCTACTACGCGCGGGCGCGCAACCTGCACAAATGCGCGCAAGTGGTGGCGACGGAGCGGGCGGGGCGCTTCCCCGACAAGGAGGTGGCTCTGTTGGAGTTGCCGGGCATCGGCGCCTACACCGCGGCGGCGATCACCGCCATCGCCTTCGGCCACAAGGCGACGGTGGTGGACGGCAACGTGGAACGGGTGGTTTCCCGCGTCTTCGCGGTGGAGGAACCGCTTCCCGGCGTGAAGCCCAAGCTGCGCGCGTTGGCCGCTCTCCTGACGCCGGACGAGCGGCCCGGCGACTACGCCCAGGCGATGATGGATCTGGGCGCCACGGTCTGCACGCCGCGCAAGCCGAAATGCATGCTCTGTCCCTGGTCGGACTGGTGCGCCGCCCGCGCCGCCGGCATCCAGGAGCAGCTTCCGCGCAAAGCCGCCAAGGCGGACAAGCCGACCCGGCGCGGCGTCGCCTTCTGGCTGCTGAACCCGGAGGGGGCTGTGCTGCTGCGCCGCCGGGCGGAGGAGGGGCTGCTGGGCGGCATGACCGAGGTGCCCTCCACCCCCTGGGCCGGCCACGCGCCGACCGATGCGGAGATTACGGCGGCGGAGCCGCTGGATTTGTCCTGGCGCCGCCTTCCGGGCGTGGTCCGCCATACTTTCAGCCATTTTCACCTTGAACTTGAGGTCGTCGCGGCCAAGGCCGGCGACGGCTGGCGGATGGCCGAGGGGCTGTGGGTTCCGGTGGACCGGCTGGGCGGGCAGGCCCTCCCTTCCGTCATGATGAAGGTGGTGCGCCACGCCCTGGCTCACGCGTAA